A region from the Streptomyces sp. 3214.6 genome encodes:
- a CDS encoding extracellular solute-binding protein: MDLSRRRFLQAAVLTAAAAGATAACGGGSGSSGSKDSKNLSLWYWSGGLSDKVVADAKKHFSDITLKTSVVGGDFKTKLLTGLRAAQSAPDITGIKGEDIASFLPNADRFVDLKTVGADKLMPQYLSWKLKQATTQDGKLIGFPIDIGPCATFYREDLFAAAGLPTDPAKVSAELSTWDDYFKAGVELHKAVPKTYLINNIGSVFSMMIGQGTQRFIDENNKFIGDQDHIRTAWTTAVKPYTLGIDAKINDNTWNAAIGNGSLGTEIGAAWHALDISNAAPGTKGKWRVASLPGGPSNLGGSFLAIPATSGNPEEAFKIISWILDPENQARGFTDAALFPTAPAAYKLPALTGGDAFFGGQKTIEIFGPAAEKIPAAYEAPADAAVSAPFFSELTGIEAKGKDPDEAWKDAVGQAKQIAQRQGVK; the protein is encoded by the coding sequence GTGGACCTTTCCCGCAGACGATTCCTCCAGGCCGCCGTACTGACGGCCGCCGCGGCCGGTGCCACCGCAGCCTGCGGCGGCGGCTCCGGATCGAGCGGCAGCAAGGACAGCAAGAACCTGAGCCTCTGGTACTGGTCCGGCGGGCTGAGCGACAAGGTCGTCGCGGACGCCAAGAAGCACTTCTCCGACATCACCCTCAAGACCTCCGTGGTCGGCGGCGACTTCAAGACCAAGCTGCTCACCGGCCTCAGGGCCGCCCAGTCCGCCCCGGACATCACCGGCATCAAGGGCGAGGACATCGCCTCCTTCCTGCCCAACGCCGACCGCTTCGTCGACCTGAAGACCGTGGGCGCGGACAAGCTGATGCCGCAGTACCTGTCCTGGAAGCTGAAGCAGGCCACCACACAGGACGGCAAGCTGATCGGCTTCCCGATCGACATCGGCCCCTGCGCCACGTTCTACCGCGAGGACCTCTTCGCCGCGGCGGGGCTGCCCACCGACCCGGCGAAGGTCTCCGCCGAGCTGTCCACCTGGGACGACTACTTCAAGGCCGGCGTGGAACTGCACAAGGCCGTGCCGAAGACCTATCTGATCAACAACATCGGCTCCGTGTTCTCGATGATGATCGGCCAGGGCACCCAGCGCTTCATCGACGAGAACAACAAGTTCATCGGCGACCAGGACCACATCCGTACCGCCTGGACCACCGCCGTGAAGCCCTACACCCTCGGCATCGACGCCAAGATCAACGACAACACGTGGAACGCCGCGATCGGCAACGGCTCCCTGGGCACCGAGATCGGCGCCGCCTGGCACGCGCTGGACATCAGCAACGCCGCGCCCGGCACCAAGGGCAAGTGGCGGGTGGCGAGCCTGCCGGGCGGCCCGTCCAACCTCGGTGGGTCCTTCCTGGCCATCCCCGCGACCAGCGGCAACCCCGAGGAAGCCTTCAAGATCATCAGCTGGATCCTGGACCCGGAGAACCAGGCCCGCGGCTTCACCGACGCGGCCCTCTTCCCGACCGCCCCGGCCGCCTACAAGCTGCCGGCGCTGACCGGCGGTGACGCCTTCTTCGGCGGCCAGAAGACCATCGAGATCTTCGGCCCGGCTGCCGAGAAGATCCCCGCGGCCTACGAGGCCCCGGCGGACGCGGCGGTCTCCGCGCCCTTCTTCAGCGAGCTGACCGGCATCGAGGCCAAGGGCAAGGACCCCGACGAGGCCTGGAAGGACGCGGTCGGCCAGGCCAAGCAGATCGCCCAGCGGCAGGGAGTGAAGTGA
- a CDS encoding carbohydrate ABC transporter permease — translation MSSSPVAGPAPTGPTSGSDTGPTERPAPDRLHGPGRRAPRIRPVSAGARRGPGRRVARHWPQYLAISPYYLIFSVFMLFPVIYTVYLAFQKWDGIGDMHFVGFQQFRFLWDDPIFWLSIRNTLVIWVLSTVPMLFMALVLAVLVNSTKRLTAFYRVALFIPSITSLVAIAIFFGAIFSNNFGLINAILRALHVSAVPWLSNEWTIKLVIAALMTWQWTGYNAIIYLAGLQAIPSELYEAARMDGAGPVRIFFSITIPLLRPIILFTVVVSTVTGLQSFTEPQVLFNSDASTNPNSGGPGQAGMTTLLYFYHQAFDNNDFGYGAAIVWAFFLLILLIVLINWRLVQRKERRS, via the coding sequence ATGTCGTCCAGCCCGGTAGCCGGCCCGGCTCCCACCGGACCGACCTCCGGATCCGACACCGGTCCCACCGAGCGGCCGGCCCCGGACCGTCTCCACGGTCCGGGCCGACGCGCCCCCCGGATCCGGCCGGTCTCCGCCGGGGCCCGGCGCGGGCCGGGGCGGCGGGTCGCCAGACACTGGCCGCAGTACCTGGCCATCTCGCCGTACTACCTGATCTTCTCGGTCTTCATGCTCTTCCCGGTGATCTACACCGTGTACCTGGCGTTCCAGAAGTGGGACGGCATCGGGGACATGCACTTCGTCGGGTTCCAGCAGTTCCGGTTCCTGTGGGACGATCCGATCTTCTGGCTGTCCATCCGCAACACCCTCGTCATCTGGGTGCTGTCGACCGTGCCGATGCTCTTCATGGCGCTGGTGCTCGCGGTGCTGGTGAACTCCACCAAACGCCTCACCGCGTTCTACCGGGTCGCCCTGTTCATCCCCAGCATCACCTCGCTGGTGGCCATCGCGATCTTCTTCGGCGCGATCTTCAGCAACAACTTCGGCCTGATCAACGCCATCCTGCGGGCCCTGCACGTGTCGGCCGTGCCCTGGCTGAGCAACGAGTGGACGATCAAGCTGGTGATCGCCGCGCTGATGACCTGGCAGTGGACCGGCTACAACGCGATCATCTATCTGGCCGGCCTCCAGGCGATCCCCTCGGAGCTCTACGAGGCCGCACGGATGGACGGCGCCGGACCGGTCCGGATCTTCTTCTCCATCACGATCCCGCTGCTGCGGCCCATCATCCTGTTCACCGTGGTGGTCTCCACCGTCACCGGACTGCAGAGCTTCACCGAACCCCAGGTGCTGTTCAACAGCGACGCCTCGACCAACCCCAACTCCGGTGGTCCGGGCCAGGCGGGCATGACCACCCTGCTGTACTTCTACCACCAGGCCTTCGACAACAACGACTTCGGCTACGGCGCCGCCATCGTCTGGGCCTTCTTCCTGCTGATCCTGCTCATCGTCCTCATCAACTGGCGCCTGGTGCAGCGTAAGGAGCGACGGTCGTGA
- a CDS encoding carbohydrate ABC transporter permease: MTGVVISVFPFYWIVVMATNTSQDIYSYPPKLWFGDHLLTNIQHLFDKMDFFGSLFNTVIVAVCTTALVLFFDSLAAFAFAKYDFPGKKFLFGVLLSMYILPTQLAIIPQYEIMVQLGWLGTLKALIVPAAANAFGIFWMRQYTSTSVPDELLDAARIEGAGFFRLYWHVVLPCVRPALAFLGIYTFIAAWNDYILPLVMLVNPDRLTLQVALAQLYAGHSTDYSMVMAGVLLSVIPLVLVFTFFARGFIADATKGALR; the protein is encoded by the coding sequence ATGACCGGCGTCGTCATCTCGGTGTTCCCGTTCTACTGGATCGTCGTCATGGCGACGAACACCTCGCAGGACATCTACAGTTACCCGCCGAAACTCTGGTTCGGCGACCACCTGCTGACCAACATCCAGCACCTGTTCGACAAGATGGACTTCTTCGGCTCCCTCTTCAACACGGTGATCGTCGCGGTCTGTACGACGGCGCTGGTGCTGTTCTTCGACTCGCTGGCCGCCTTCGCCTTCGCCAAGTACGACTTCCCCGGCAAGAAGTTCCTCTTCGGCGTGCTGCTGTCGATGTACATCCTGCCGACCCAGCTGGCGATCATCCCGCAGTACGAGATCATGGTGCAGCTGGGCTGGCTGGGCACGCTCAAGGCGCTCATCGTGCCCGCCGCCGCCAACGCCTTCGGCATCTTCTGGATGCGCCAGTACACCTCCACCAGCGTCCCCGACGAACTGCTGGACGCCGCCCGCATCGAGGGCGCCGGGTTCTTCCGGCTGTACTGGCACGTGGTACTGCCGTGCGTCCGCCCGGCCCTGGCGTTCCTCGGCATCTACACGTTCATCGCCGCCTGGAACGACTACATCCTGCCGTTGGTGATGCTGGTCAACCCCGACCGTCTCACCCTCCAGGTGGCGCTGGCCCAGTTGTACGCCGGCCACTCCACCGACTACAGCATGGTGATGGCCGGGGTGCTCCTGTCGGTCATCCCGCTGGTGCTGGTGTTCACGTTCTTCGCCCGGGGCTTCATCGCGGACGCCACGAAGGGCGCCCTGCGCTGA